The following coding sequences are from one Panthera leo isolate Ple1 chromosome E1, P.leo_Ple1_pat1.1, whole genome shotgun sequence window:
- the PIMREG gene encoding protein PIMREG yields MASKWPGVGVSARRGPLQEREQLAEEAEQTAGGHPEPSSGALGSLCRHFQRRLPLRAVSRNLNLGAGPSWKRLENPEPAQQGLQAAARSAKNALGSVSQRIQESCQSGTKWLVGTQVKARKRRRGAQTGSRPPTHTPGQKSPRLCGAAPASSALGPRERPCHRLSGHVGPRAHPQWRSRREPTFRSPYSSTEPLCSPSESDSDPEGLQHLQRLSRQLDGAIVAEESGDMTMTVSLIRD; encoded by the exons ATGGCTTCTAAGTGGCCGGGCGTGGGGGTCTCCGCGCGTCGGGGGCCGCTCCAGGAGCGGGAACAGCTGGCGGAGGAGGCGGAGCAGACTGCGGGCGGCCATCCGGAGCCCTCCAGCGGGGCCCTGGGCTCCCTGTGCAGACACTTCCAAAGGAGGCTGCCCCTGAGGGCAGTCAGCCGCAACCTCAACCTCGGGGCGGGGCCCTCCTGGAAACGCCTGGAGAACCCAGAGCCGGCGCAGCAGGGCCTCCAGGCTGCGGCTCGCTCAGCGAAGAACGCCTTGGGCTCCGTGTCCCAG AGAATCCAGGAGTCCTGCCAGAGCGGCACCAAGTGGCTGGTGGGGACCCAGGTGAAggccaggaagaggagaagaggggcaCAGACGGGCAGTcgtccccccacccacaccccggGCCAGAAGAGCCCCCGGCTGTGTGGAGCCGCCCCAGCCTCCTCAGCCCTGGGCCCGCGGGAGAGACCCTGTCACCGACTCTCTGGGCACGTGGGTCCCCGCGCCCACCCACAGTGGCGGTCCCGGAGGGAGCCCACCTTCCGGAGCCCCTACTCCTCAACGGAGCCCCTGTGCTCCCCCAG TGAGTCTGACAGTGACCCGGAGGGACTTCAGCACCTCCAGAGGCTGTCCCGGCAGCTGGACGGGGCCATTGTGGCCGAAGAGAG CGGCGACATGACCATGACCGTTTCTCTCATCCGTGACTGA
- the AIPL1 gene encoding aryl-hydrocarbon-interacting protein-like 1, whose product MDAALLLNVEGVRKTILHGGTGDLPNFITGSRVIFHFRTTKCDDERTVIDDSKRVGHPMHIIIGNMFKLEVWEVLLTSMRIGEVAEFWCDSIHTGVYPILSRSLRQVAEGKDPTEWHVHTCGLANMFAYHTLGYEDLDELQKEPQPLIFVIELLQVEAPSEYRRETWSLSNEEKLQAVPVLHGEGNRLFKLGRYEEASTKYQEAIVCLRNLQTKEKPWEVQWLKLEKLINTLTLNYCQCLLKKEEYYEVLEHTSDILRHHPGIVKAYYVRARAHAEVWNEAEARADLQKVLELEPSMQKAVRRELRLLESRLEEKREEERLRCRNMLG is encoded by the exons ATGGACGCCGCTCTGCTCCTGAACGTGGAAGGGGTCAGGAAAACCATCCTGCACGGAGGCACGGGGGATCTCCCCAACTTCATCACGGGGTCCCGG GTGATCTTCCACTTCCGCACCACGAAATGTGACGACGAGCGGACCGTGATAGACGACAGCAAGCGCGTGGGCCACCCCATGCACATTATCATCGGGAACATGTTCAAGCTGGAGGTCTGGGAGGTGCTCCTGACGTCCATGCGCATCGGCGAGGTGGCCGAGTTCTGGTGCGACTCCATC CACACAGGGGTCTACCCCATCCTGTCCCGGAGCCTGCGGCAGGTGGCGGAGGGCAAGGACCCCACCGAGTGGCACGTGCACACGTGCGGGCTGGCCAACATGTTTGCGTACCACACGCTGGGCTACGAGGACCTGGACGAGCTGCAGAAGGAGCCACAGCCTTTGATCTTTGTGATAGAGCTGCTGCAG GTCGAGGCCCCGAGCGAGTACCGGCGGGAGACGTGGAGCCTGAGTAACGAGGAGAAGCTGCAGGCGGTGCCCGTCCTCCACGGGGAAGGGAACCGGCTCTTCAAGCTGGGCCGGTACGAGGAGGCCTCCACCAAGTACCAGGAGGCCATCGTGTGCCTGCGGAACCTGCAGACCAAG GAGAAGCCCTGGGAGGTGCAGTGGCTGAAGCTGGAGAAGCTGATCAACACCCTGACCCTCAACTACTGCCAGTGTCTGCTGAAGAAGGAGGAGTACTACGAGGTGCTGGAGCACACCAGCGACATCCTGCGCCACCACCCAg GCATAGTGAAGGCCTACTACGTGCGGGCCCGGGCCCACGCGGAGGTGTGGAACGAGGCGGAGGCCAGGGCGGACCTTCAGAAGGTGCTGGAGCTGGAGCCGTCCATGCAGAAGGCGGTGCGCCGCGAGCTGAGGCTCTTGGAGAGCCGcctggaggagaagagggaggaggaacgGCTGCGCTGCCGGAACATGTTGGGCTAG